One window from the genome of Variovorax sp. PAMC26660 encodes:
- a CDS encoding sensor histidine kinase: MFTPQVFHLPHFLEDQYVWLSIASWCVLLTWLWPRVSRRRVLTWIALAAALHLTPVAAQVIRATSAITVLAHDMPVTFWALQGVNVLVLGMVVSIWYLSQRRVARYRQVQAILKERRRIASDLHDGVGSRLVALLASQDPKKSAEPDGLSMALQDCLLELQMTVDDLDDQTSASVVERLGHLRYRLQPAFDRLGIALEWHIPGTAHTCPLPPETAVQICRVAQEALSNALRHSHATRVELHFGPQVRSHGLMLEVRDNGRGLQASATVPTEHLGKGLRSMRARADAVHGELAVMDCAPHGLCIRLLIPCDEAPPVSVPPESESML; this comes from the coding sequence ATGTTCACGCCGCAAGTCTTTCATCTGCCGCACTTCCTGGAAGACCAGTACGTGTGGTTGTCGATCGCCTCGTGGTGTGTGTTGCTGACATGGCTGTGGCCGCGCGTTTCGCGCCGGCGGGTGTTGACGTGGATCGCTCTGGCCGCCGCGCTGCACCTGACGCCGGTGGCGGCGCAGGTGATCCGGGCCACGTCGGCCATCACGGTGCTGGCGCACGACATGCCGGTGACCTTCTGGGCGCTGCAGGGCGTCAACGTGCTGGTGCTGGGCATGGTCGTGAGCATCTGGTATCTCTCCCAGCGCCGCGTCGCGCGCTACCGGCAGGTGCAGGCCATCCTGAAGGAGCGTCGCCGCATCGCCAGCGACCTGCATGACGGCGTGGGCTCCCGGCTGGTGGCGCTGCTCGCCAGCCAGGACCCGAAGAAATCCGCCGAGCCCGACGGCTTGTCGATGGCGCTGCAGGACTGCCTGCTCGAGTTGCAGATGACGGTGGACGACCTGGACGACCAGACCTCCGCCAGCGTCGTCGAAAGACTGGGCCACCTGCGTTACCGGCTGCAGCCGGCCTTCGACCGACTCGGCATTGCCCTGGAATGGCACATTCCCGGCACCGCCCACACATGCCCCTTGCCGCCCGAAACCGCCGTGCAGATCTGCAGGGTGGCGCAAGAAGCCCTGTCCAACGCGCTGCGCCACTCGCATGCCACCCGCGTCGAGCTGCACTTCGGCCCGCAAGTCCGATCGCACGGGTTGATGCTGGAGGTGCGCGACAACGGTCGGGGCCTGCAGGCCTCGGCCACCGTGCCGACGGAGCATCTGGGCAAGGGGCTGCGCAGCATGCGCGCCCGCGCGGACGCCGTGCACGGCGAGCTGGCCGTCATGGACTGCGCGCCGCACGGCCTGTGCATACGCCTGCTGATACCGTGCGACGAAGCACCGCCAGTCAGCGTGCCGCCCGAGTCCGAAAGCATGCTGTAA
- a CDS encoding LuxR C-terminal-related transcriptional regulator, which produces MESELDISLTDIGSGARKFSNPGQFGGLLAPSADTLPWPDFLTGQQTKPVRVLLVDDDPFVRRVIAQELLSDLRIQLEGQAGTLREGRRLLMQHEFDVLMVDIRLGDGSGFELIEEAKKHRSAAEIIVISALEDEPQVLHAFELGASGYLVKNAWFQSYAQAVLQVVNGGAAITPRLARRLLVHLDHKRSNVNPVRPPDSKATLSAREREVLRLVATGYVTEEIALQLTISAQTVNAHVKNIYRKLHAHTRAQAVSFASHRGLL; this is translated from the coding sequence ATGGAAAGCGAACTCGACATTTCATTGACAGATATTGGAAGCGGGGCTAGGAAATTCTCCAATCCCGGGCAGTTCGGCGGGCTGCTCGCCCCCTCTGCCGACACCCTCCCATGGCCTGATTTCCTGACCGGTCAGCAGACCAAGCCAGTGCGTGTTTTGCTGGTGGACGACGACCCCTTCGTGCGTCGCGTCATTGCCCAGGAGTTGCTGAGCGATCTGCGCATCCAGCTCGAAGGGCAGGCCGGTACCCTGCGCGAAGGACGGCGTCTCCTGATGCAACACGAGTTCGACGTGCTCATGGTCGACATCCGGCTGGGCGACGGCAGCGGCTTCGAGCTGATCGAAGAGGCCAAGAAGCACCGCAGCGCGGCCGAAATCATCGTCATCTCCGCACTCGAAGACGAACCCCAGGTGCTGCACGCCTTCGAGCTGGGCGCCTCCGGCTACCTCGTCAAGAACGCGTGGTTCCAGAGCTATGCGCAGGCCGTGCTGCAGGTGGTGAACGGCGGTGCCGCCATCACCCCGCGGCTGGCGCGCCGGCTGCTGGTTCACCTGGACCACAAGCGCTCCAACGTGAACCCCGTGCGCCCGCCGGACAGCAAGGCGACGTTATCGGCACGGGAGCGCGAAGTGTTGCGACTTGTAGCGACCGGGTACGTAACCGAAGAGATCGCGCTGCAGCTCACCATCAGCGCCCAGACGGTTAACGCACACGTCAAGAACATCTACCGCAAGCTGCACGCCCACACCCGGGCACAGGCCGTGAGCTTCGCGTCGCATCGGGGTCTTCTGTAG
- a CDS encoding GIY-YIG nuclease family protein: MNLPQETRRALVKTYKETVRPAGVFVIRNTLDGRVYVAGSLDVEGAMNRARFELNQRSHRNKSLGRDWTTHGAAHFSFEVIDRVKERDDPAFDRKDELEKLLLLWREELQCTSENGYNTP; encoded by the coding sequence ATGAACCTGCCTCAAGAAACACGACGCGCGCTCGTCAAGACATACAAGGAGACCGTGCGCCCCGCGGGCGTCTTCGTCATCCGCAACACGCTGGATGGCCGCGTCTACGTGGCCGGCAGCCTCGACGTCGAGGGTGCCATGAACCGCGCCCGCTTCGAACTGAACCAGCGCTCGCATCGCAACAAGTCGCTGGGACGCGACTGGACCACGCACGGCGCGGCGCATTTCAGCTTCGAGGTGATCGACCGGGTCAAGGAGCGTGACGATCCGGCCTTCGACCGTAAGGACGAGCTGGAAAAGCTGCTCCTGCTCTGGCGTGAAGAACTCCAGTGCACCAGTGAGAACGGATACAACACGCCATGA
- a CDS encoding MarR family winged helix-turn-helix transcriptional regulator: MSIDALGFCLHVSRAHASLTLKLDEDLGAFHGLNYGDFTLLHLLVQSKDGRMAMADLAHMLGLSMSGLIRKMITLEKIGLAERVAAPGEDGRRFAAIRSGGRQLAQEARVTVEAICAKALRPLDPKRLPEIDAALLALCGQDASHA; the protein is encoded by the coding sequence ATGAGCATCGACGCACTGGGCTTTTGCCTCCACGTCAGCCGCGCCCATGCCAGCCTGACCCTGAAGCTCGACGAAGACCTCGGCGCCTTCCACGGGCTGAACTACGGCGACTTCACCCTGCTCCACCTGCTTGTGCAAAGCAAGGACGGCCGCATGGCCATGGCCGATCTCGCGCACATGCTGGGCCTGTCGATGTCGGGCCTGATCCGCAAGATGATCACGCTCGAAAAAATCGGGCTGGCCGAACGCGTCGCAGCACCCGGCGAAGACGGCCGCCGCTTCGCGGCCATCCGCTCCGGCGGCAGGCAACTGGCGCAGGAGGCACGCGTCACCGTCGAGGCCATCTGCGCGAAAGCCCTGCGGCCGCTGGACCCGAAACGCCTGCCGGAAATCGACGCCGCGCTCCTCGCGCTCTGCGGGCAAGACGCTTCGCACGCCTGA
- a CDS encoding DUF2239 family protein: protein MSPDDPPITLTAFAGFRRIAHGTKAEVLAQLRELGDVPSCLVFDDQTGAQLDLDLREMPDADTPHAGHEHRDEAPRGVGRPKLGVVAREVTLLPRHWDWLGRQPGGASVALRKLVDDARRVHADRDTVRTAQEATYRVMTAIAGNLPGFEEATRALFAGDEQRFGNLIEAWPIDLRAHLQKLSAPVWSRA from the coding sequence ATGTCACCAGACGACCCGCCCATCACCCTGACCGCCTTCGCCGGTTTCCGGCGCATCGCGCACGGCACCAAAGCCGAAGTGCTTGCCCAACTGCGCGAACTCGGCGACGTCCCGTCCTGCCTCGTGTTCGACGACCAGACCGGTGCGCAGCTCGACCTCGACCTGCGCGAGATGCCCGATGCCGACACGCCCCACGCCGGCCACGAACACCGCGATGAAGCACCGCGCGGCGTCGGCAGACCCAAGCTGGGCGTGGTCGCGCGCGAAGTCACCCTGCTGCCGCGCCACTGGGACTGGCTGGGTCGCCAACCCGGCGGCGCCTCGGTCGCACTGCGCAAGCTGGTCGACGACGCGCGCCGCGTGCACGCCGACCGCGACACCGTGCGCACGGCGCAAGAAGCCACCTACCGCGTGATGACCGCGATCGCAGGCAACCTGCCCGGCTTCGAGGAAGCGACCCGTGCGCTGTTCGCGGGCGACGAACAGCGCTTCGGCAACCTGATCGAGGCCTGGCCCATCGACCTGCGCGCCCATCTGCAAAAACTGTCTGCCCCCGTCTGGAGCCGTGCATGA
- a CDS encoding MATE family efflux transporter gives MRATPETPSTGKSGLQGVPVAPVGAARPLWKVFLFFLAPMLLSNILQSLSGTLNNIYVGQMLGVGALAAVSSFFPVMFFFIAFIIGLGAGASVLIGQAWGARDVAKVKAVAGTTLTVGILMGLVIAVFGGVFTTPMLAMLGTPPDVLADSTRYARIMLIAMPGLFVFLMSTAMLRGVGDTVTPLFTLVISTLVGLVVTPALIRGWGGLPQLGVASGAWATVVAFVVATLWLGFRLRHRKSPLAPDAEFLRNLRIQPHLLKAVLKIGVPTGVQMIVVALAEVVLLSMVNSYGSSATAAYGAVNQVVAYVQFPAISIAITASILGAQAIGAGRANRLGAIAKTALLMNLVLTGSLVLLGYLFSRHLMGFFITSAPVIEIAQTLLHIMLWSLVLFGMASALSGIMRASGSVLVPTLISILCILGVEVPVAYAMSHRLGLDGIWIAYPATFGAMLLLQTAYYQLVWRKKAIHRLV, from the coding sequence ATGAGAGCAACCCCTGAAACCCCCAGCACCGGCAAGAGCGGGCTGCAGGGCGTGCCCGTGGCGCCCGTCGGGGCCGCGCGTCCGCTGTGGAAGGTCTTTCTCTTCTTCCTGGCGCCGATGCTGCTCAGCAACATCCTGCAATCGCTGTCGGGCACGCTGAACAACATCTATGTGGGCCAGATGCTCGGCGTGGGCGCGCTGGCGGCGGTGTCGAGTTTTTTCCCGGTGATGTTCTTCTTCATCGCCTTCATCATCGGCCTGGGCGCCGGTGCATCGGTGCTGATCGGCCAGGCCTGGGGCGCGCGCGATGTCGCCAAGGTCAAGGCCGTGGCTGGCACCACGCTCACGGTGGGCATCCTGATGGGCCTGGTGATCGCGGTGTTCGGCGGCGTCTTCACCACGCCGATGCTGGCCATGCTGGGCACGCCGCCCGACGTGCTGGCCGACTCCACGCGCTACGCCCGCATCATGCTCATCGCGATGCCCGGCCTCTTCGTGTTCCTGATGTCCACCGCCATGCTGCGCGGCGTGGGCGACACCGTCACGCCGCTGTTCACGCTGGTCATCTCCACGCTGGTCGGGCTGGTGGTCACGCCCGCGCTCATTCGCGGCTGGGGTGGCCTGCCGCAACTTGGCGTGGCCAGCGGTGCCTGGGCCACGGTGGTGGCCTTCGTGGTGGCCACGTTGTGGCTGGGCTTTCGGCTGCGCCATCGCAAGAGCCCGCTGGCGCCCGATGCCGAGTTCCTGCGCAACCTGCGCATCCAGCCGCACCTGCTGAAGGCGGTGCTCAAGATCGGCGTGCCCACGGGCGTGCAGATGATCGTCGTGGCGCTGGCCGAAGTGGTGCTGCTGTCGATGGTCAACAGCTACGGCTCGAGCGCCACGGCGGCCTACGGCGCGGTGAACCAGGTGGTGGCGTACGTGCAGTTCCCGGCGATCTCGATTGCCATCACCGCGTCGATCCTTGGCGCGCAGGCCATCGGCGCGGGCCGCGCCAACCGCCTGGGCGCGATCGCCAAGACCGCGCTCCTGATGAACCTGGTGCTGACCGGTAGCCTCGTGTTGCTGGGCTACCTGTTCTCGCGTCACCTGATGGGCTTCTTCATCACCAGCGCACCAGTGATCGAGATCGCGCAGACGCTGCTGCACATCATGCTGTGGAGCCTGGTGCTGTTCGGCATGGCCTCTGCCCTGTCGGGGATCATGCGGGCCAGCGGCTCGGTGCTGGTGCCGACGCTGATCTCCATCCTCTGCATCCTCGGCGTGGAAGTGCCGGTGGCGTATGCCATGAGCCACCGCCTCGGGCTGGACGGCATCTGGATCGCCTACCCCGCGACTTTCGGCGCGATGCTGCTGCTGCAGACCGCGTATTACCAGCTGGTGTGGCGCAAGAAGGCGATTCACCGGCTGGTGTAG
- a CDS encoding VOC family protein: MQKIVPCLWFDRNGEDALKFYTAIFPNSRVTDKLLWGDTNPALKGLLLTATFELEGQEFMVINGGPQYKFTPAISMYLKCETQAEVDNYWSKLLEGGGEPVQCGWLTDRYGVSWQIVPDGLIQMFQDKDPAKAARAMQAMMTMVKLDIAAVRKAYDGA; encoded by the coding sequence ATGCAAAAGATCGTGCCCTGCCTCTGGTTCGACCGCAACGGCGAAGACGCGCTGAAGTTCTACACCGCCATCTTTCCGAACTCGCGCGTGACCGACAAACTGCTCTGGGGCGACACCAATCCCGCTCTGAAAGGCTTGCTGCTCACCGCGACCTTCGAGCTCGAAGGGCAGGAGTTCATGGTGATCAACGGAGGGCCTCAGTACAAGTTCACCCCGGCCATCTCGATGTACCTGAAGTGCGAGACGCAAGCCGAGGTCGACAACTACTGGAGCAAACTGCTCGAAGGCGGCGGGGAACCGGTGCAATGCGGCTGGCTCACCGACCGCTACGGCGTGTCCTGGCAGATCGTGCCCGACGGCCTGATCCAGATGTTCCAGGACAAGGACCCGGCCAAGGCCGCCCGCGCGATGCAGGCGATGATGACGATGGTCAAGCTCGACATCGCCGCAGTGCGCAAGGCCTACGACGGGGCGTGA
- a CDS encoding serine hydrolase domain-containing protein: MLACLVASAVHAAGAADTATFPDADASDPARLGWMTGSPPPADRTLRFDDGSYFQFPAMRWSVSNFRQLMPTVNVSRGLGAPVALPSALRKDIDALSFTPLGATAPMSWEQSLAATYTDGIVVLHRGRIVYERYFGVLKDDGQHGAMSVTKSVVGTLGAMLVAEGKLDAGKQVAEYVPELAKSAFGNATVRQVLDMTTGLKFSEDYADPNAEVWAHAQAGSPLPKPKDYTGPRSYYEFLQTVQPEGKHGDGFGYKTVNSDVLGWVIARATGRNVAQLLSERIWRRLGAEQDAYFTVDSIGTPFAGGGLNTGLRDLARFGEMLRNDGRFNGQQIVPKATVDDIRGGGDKAAFVKGGYPLLKGWSYRDMWWVTHNDHGAYMARGVHGQRIYIDPKAEMVIVRYASHPVAGNAANDPVTLPAFEALGRHLLAQGRRAAR; this comes from the coding sequence ATGCTCGCGTGCCTCGTCGCATCCGCAGTGCATGCGGCCGGTGCGGCCGACACCGCGACCTTTCCCGATGCCGATGCCAGCGACCCCGCCAGGCTCGGCTGGATGACCGGTTCGCCCCCGCCCGCCGACCGCACGCTGCGCTTCGACGATGGCAGCTATTTCCAGTTTCCCGCGATGCGCTGGAGCGTGTCGAACTTCCGCCAGTTGATGCCGACCGTGAACGTCTCGCGCGGCCTGGGTGCGCCCGTCGCCCTGCCCTCTGCGTTGCGCAAGGACATCGACGCCCTCAGCTTCACGCCGCTCGGCGCGACGGCGCCCATGAGCTGGGAGCAATCGCTCGCCGCCACCTACACCGATGGCATCGTGGTGCTGCACCGTGGGCGCATCGTCTACGAGCGCTACTTCGGTGTGCTGAAGGACGACGGCCAGCACGGCGCCATGTCCGTCACCAAGTCGGTGGTCGGCACGCTCGGCGCGATGCTGGTGGCCGAAGGCAAGCTCGACGCCGGCAAGCAGGTGGCCGAGTACGTGCCCGAGCTGGCGAAATCCGCCTTCGGCAACGCCACGGTGCGCCAGGTGCTCGACATGACCACTGGCCTGAAGTTCAGCGAAGACTATGCCGATCCGAACGCGGAGGTCTGGGCGCATGCGCAGGCCGGCAGCCCCTTGCCGAAGCCCAAGGACTACACCGGCCCGCGCAGCTACTACGAGTTCCTGCAGACCGTGCAACCCGAAGGAAAGCACGGCGACGGCTTCGGCTACAAGACCGTCAATTCCGATGTGCTGGGTTGGGTGATCGCGCGCGCCACTGGCCGCAACGTGGCGCAACTGCTGTCCGAACGCATCTGGCGCCGCCTCGGTGCCGAGCAGGACGCCTACTTCACCGTCGATTCGATCGGCACGCCCTTTGCCGGCGGCGGCCTGAACACCGGCCTGCGCGACCTCGCGCGCTTCGGCGAAATGCTGCGCAACGACGGCCGCTTCAACGGCCAGCAGATCGTGCCCAAGGCGACGGTCGACGACATCCGCGGCGGCGGTGACAAGGCGGCCTTCGTCAAGGGCGGCTATCCGCTGCTGAAGGGATGGAGCTACCGCGACATGTGGTGGGTCACGCACAACGACCACGGTGCCTACATGGCGCGCGGCGTGCACGGCCAGCGCATCTACATCGACCCGAAGGCCGAGATGGTGATCGTGCGCTACGCCTCGCACCCGGTGGCCGGCAACGCGGCCAACGATCCGGTCACGCTGCCGGCCTTCGAGGCGCTCGGGCGGCACCTGCTCGCGCAGGGCCGTCGCGCGGCGCGCTGA
- a CDS encoding TonB-dependent siderophore receptor gives MNRLKMTPAPLALAIALALANAPLRAQTQGTPTGAPLQIGIAAQPLAEALNDWARQTRIQLVVQQSLVAGKTAPAISGSLTPRQALDRLLAGSGLAASMEGNAAVIKTVPAASGTSTLPAVTVVADGEESATGRVQGYLAKRSATGTKTDTPIIETPQSISVVTADRIEAMGATNLKDALGYTPGVSTTTYGADSRYDWISLRGFDAYSPGFYLDGLPLRNNSTWGVWRTENYGAERIELLRGPSSVLYGMSGPGGVVNVVSKRPTAEPVRELQLQVGDHAGRQVAGDFAGALDADGKVLYRITGLLRDAQLPAAKEADDRTYIAPSLTWKPSSDTTLTLLSQFSRTRSGVYTRARPKVGSLEATRIGTYIPSSLFTGEPWFDHFNQDQEMIGYQFEHRINDTWTVRQNARYAHQKMDYRGVQASNFLTVNPDSATDPANFQFLSRRTFGSRENIGAVALDNQAQADFRLGDTQHKVLVGLDYQRTRIDQITFSGGSASPLNIYAPAYGGGVKVPAPYFDGISRLSQTGLYLQDQIKWDDRWALTLGGRYDSADSNVHSRLDGSDTRIKDHKFTSRAGLVYLHPSGWAPYLSYSESFAPTATIDPVSGNPFKPESGRQYEAGIRYQPPGRKELYSAAIFDLRRKNYISFNQESMPKQTGEISVRGLELEATTELVSRMNLTASYSYTPRAIVTASSNPSEIGKQATAVPRHRLSVWADYRFANGLKVGLGARYTGTNRGDGESVAPNKVPASTVLDAMLGYDIDHWSLALNLRNLTNKNYIANCGYGNCYYGYPRTVTATATYRW, from the coding sequence ATGAACCGCTTGAAGATGACGCCGGCGCCGCTGGCCCTGGCCATTGCACTTGCCCTGGCGAATGCACCGCTGCGTGCCCAGACCCAGGGCACGCCGACCGGCGCGCCACTGCAGATCGGCATTGCAGCCCAGCCGCTGGCCGAGGCGCTGAACGACTGGGCACGGCAGACCCGCATCCAGCTCGTCGTGCAGCAAAGCCTGGTGGCGGGCAAGACGGCGCCAGCCATCTCCGGCAGCCTGACGCCGCGCCAGGCGCTCGACCGCCTGCTCGCCGGCAGCGGACTGGCCGCCAGCATGGAAGGCAACGCCGCCGTGATCAAGACGGTGCCTGCGGCGTCAGGCACCTCCACGCTGCCGGCAGTCACTGTGGTGGCCGATGGCGAAGAGAGCGCCACGGGCCGCGTGCAGGGCTACCTCGCCAAGCGCAGCGCCACGGGCACCAAGACCGACACGCCGATCATCGAGACGCCGCAGTCGATCTCGGTGGTCACGGCCGATCGCATCGAGGCCATGGGTGCCACCAACCTCAAGGATGCGCTGGGCTACACGCCGGGCGTCTCGACCACGACCTATGGCGCCGATTCGCGCTACGACTGGATCTCGCTGCGGGGCTTCGACGCCTATTCGCCGGGCTTCTACCTCGACGGCCTGCCTCTGCGCAACAACAGCACCTGGGGCGTCTGGCGCACCGAGAACTACGGCGCCGAGCGCATCGAACTGCTGCGCGGCCCCTCGTCGGTCTTGTACGGCATGAGCGGTCCGGGCGGGGTGGTGAACGTGGTCAGCAAGCGACCGACGGCAGAGCCGGTGCGCGAGCTGCAACTGCAGGTTGGCGATCACGCCGGCCGCCAGGTCGCGGGCGACTTCGCGGGTGCGCTGGATGCGGACGGCAAGGTGCTGTATCGCATCACCGGCTTGCTGCGCGACGCGCAACTGCCAGCCGCCAAGGAGGCGGATGACCGCACTTACATTGCGCCGTCGCTCACCTGGAAGCCATCGAGCGACACGACGCTGACGCTGCTCTCGCAGTTCAGCCGCACCCGCAGCGGGGTCTACACCCGCGCGCGTCCGAAAGTCGGCTCGCTGGAGGCGACCAGGATCGGCACCTATATTCCTTCGTCGCTGTTCACGGGCGAGCCCTGGTTCGACCATTTCAACCAGGACCAGGAAATGATCGGCTACCAGTTCGAGCATCGCATCAACGACACCTGGACCGTGCGGCAGAACGCGCGCTATGCCCACCAGAAAATGGACTACCGGGGCGTGCAGGCGTCCAACTTCCTGACCGTGAACCCCGACAGCGCGACGGACCCGGCCAACTTCCAGTTCCTGTCGAGAAGAACTTTCGGCAGTCGCGAAAACATCGGCGCCGTGGCCCTGGACAACCAGGCGCAGGCCGATTTCCGGCTGGGCGACACGCAGCACAAGGTGCTGGTGGGCCTGGACTACCAGCGCACCCGCATCGACCAGATCACCTTCAGCGGCGGCAGTGCGTCACCGCTCAATATCTACGCGCCGGCATACGGCGGCGGGGTCAAGGTGCCGGCCCCGTACTTCGACGGCATCAGCCGCCTGAGCCAGACCGGCCTGTACCTGCAGGACCAGATCAAGTGGGACGACCGCTGGGCACTGACGCTGGGCGGTCGCTACGACAGCGCCGACAGCAACGTGCACAGCCGGCTGGACGGCTCGGACACGCGCATCAAGGACCACAAGTTCACCAGCCGTGCGGGCCTGGTTTATCTGCATCCGAGCGGCTGGGCACCGTATCTGAGCTACTCGGAGTCGTTCGCGCCGACCGCGACCATCGATCCGGTCTCGGGCAATCCGTTCAAGCCCGAAAGCGGCCGGCAGTACGAGGCGGGCATCCGCTACCAGCCGCCCGGCCGCAAGGAGCTTTACAGCGCGGCCATCTTCGACCTGCGACGCAAGAACTACATCAGCTTCAACCAGGAATCGATGCCCAAGCAGACGGGTGAGATCTCGGTGCGCGGCCTGGAGCTGGAAGCCACGACCGAGCTGGTGTCGCGCATGAACCTCACGGCCTCCTACAGCTACACGCCCCGGGCCATCGTCACGGCCAGCAGCAACCCGAGCGAGATCGGCAAGCAGGCCACGGCCGTGCCTCGCCACCGGCTGTCGGTGTGGGCCGACTACCGCTTCGCCAACGGCCTGAAGGTCGGGCTGGGTGCGCGCTACACCGGCACGAACCGTGGTGATGGTGAATCGGTGGCGCCGAACAAGGTGCCCGCGTCCACGGTGCTCGACGCCATGCTCGGCTACGACATCGACCACTGGAGCCTGGCGCTGAATCTGCGCAACCTCACCAACAAGAACTACATCGCCAACTGCGGCTATGGCAACTGCTACTACGGCTACCCGCGCACCGTGACCGCCACGGCCACGTACCGCTGGTAA